ATCGAGGGCGCGCACGCCTGGCATCTGTTCTGGCATATCAAGCTGCCGCTGATCCGCCCGGTGGTGGGCATCGTGGCGATCCTCACGTTCGTCAACAACTTCAACGCCTTCGACGTGGTCTACGCCATGGAGAACGCCAACGGCGCGCCGAATTACGCGACCGACCTGATCGGCACGCTGTTCTACCGCGTGGGCATCGCGGGGCAGCATCCGGTGGCCATTCCCGACCCGGGCCTGGGCGCCGCCATCGCGACGATCACGTTCGTGATGCTGTCCATCTTCGTGATTCCCACGCTCATCAAGACGCAGGGAGGGGACTGACATGGCCAAGAGAGAGAAATCCATGCGCGTGGCGAACCTGCACATCCCGTCCCACATCGTGCTGATCCTCTGGTCGATCCTCGCGCTCTTCCCGATCTGGGTGCTCGTGATCAACTCCTTCAAGACGCGCTACACGATCTACTCCAACCCCTTCTGGCTGCCGGAGCAGTGGAACTTTTCCAACTATCAGTCGGTGCTGCAAAGCGGTGACTTCCTGGGGTACTTCAAGAACAGCCTGATCGTGGTGCTGCTGTCCATCGCGCTGGTGCTCGTGCTGGGGGCGCTCAGCTCCTATGCGCTCGCGCACTGGCGCTCGAAGGCGTCGGGCGCGCTGTACTTCTTCCTGATCGCGGGCATGATGCTGCCGATCAAGATCGCCTCCATCCGCCTGCTGGAGCTCGTGCGCCAGCTCGGCCTGCTCAACACGATCTGGTCGCTGGTGCCGGTGTACGTGGCGATGGGCATCCCGATTTCGGTGTTCGTGCTCACGGCCTTCATGCGCACGGTGCCGGGCGAGCTGACGGAGTCCGGCTTCATGGACGGCGCGGGGCGGTTTAAGGTGTTCCTGCGCATCGTGCTGCCGCTGCTGCGCCCGGCGATGGCGACGGTGGCGATTTACAACCTGGTGCCCTTTTGGAACGACCTGTGGTTCCCGCTGATCTTCATCAGCGACGAGCGCTCAAAGACGCTGCTGCTGGGCGTGACGCGCCTGTTCGGCCAGTATCAGACGGACTGGAGCAAGGTGCTGGCGGTGCTGACGCTCTCCGCCCTGCCGGTCATCGCGCTGTACCTGATGATGAGCAAGCAATTCATCAAGGGCCTGACGGCGGGCGCCGTCAAGGGCTGACGCCTGCCCGATTGGGTTTTTCTTCTGCCCCTTGACGGGGACACAAAAAATGCCTACAATAATATAGAAAAGAGCAGATATACCACCGGAGGGGATTGGGGAGGCCGTTCGGTTTCTTCAAATGCGATGGTACCGCGGCGGCATCCGCTGCGCGCGTTTCGCGGGGGAGCCCGTGCCCCCTCTTGTAAATGACGGAGTTTCTGAACAAAAGGAAGGAAAAGCCCATGAAGGAAGAGACGTGCCCCTGCTGCGTGAACGAGCAGCACGTGGCGGACGTGCGCGCGCGCATGATCTCGCCCGAGCGCTGCGAGGACCTCGCGGCTTTCTTCAAGATGCTCGGCGCGTCCTCGCGCGTGGGCATTCTGTACGCGCTCAGCGTGGAAAAGGAAATGTGCGTGGGCGACCTCGCCTCCCTGCTGGACATGGCGCAGCCCGCCGTCTCCAATCAGCTCAAGGCGCTCAAGCAGGCGCGGCTGGTCAAGAGCCGCCGGGACGGAAAGATGATCTTTTACGCCCTTTCCGACGAGCATCCGGAGGGCATCATCCGTTACGGCCTGGAGCACCTGGAAGAGGAATGAGATGAACCCGCAGAAGACGGCGCGCTCCCTTACGGACGACGCGCTCAAGCTCATCGCGATGGCGGCGATGCTGGTGGATCATATCGGCGTCGCCATGATGGAAAACATGCTGGCAGTCCCTCTGATCGAGGCAGGCAGCGGGGAACTCGGAAACTGGGCGCTCCTCGCGGACCTGCCGTTTCGCATGGTGGGGCGCATCGCGTTTCCGATTTACTGTTATCTGCTGGTACAGGGCTTTTTGCATACGCGCAGCGCTGCAAGGTACGCTGCGCGTTTGGCCGTCTTTGCCGCGATTTCCGAGGCGCCCTATGACCTGATGGTCTTTGGCCGTCTGACGGCGGAGGCGCAGAACGTCTTCTTCACGCTGGCGATCGGGCTGCTGCTGATGATGGCCCTGCGCTCGCTCGAATGCGGACGGCTGCCCGCGCGCCGGCGAACGGCTGCGATGGCCGTGTGCGTCCTTGCGGCGACGGCGCTGGCCTACGCGCTGCATACGGACTACGACGCGATGGGCGTCGCGCTCATCGCCGCGCTGTACCTCAGCCGGGGCGACCGGGGAAGGCAGTGCGCCCTTTCGGCGCTGGCGTTTCTCGCCGCGTTCGGCGTGTACGGCGCCGTTACGGGGTATGTGTTTTCCGGCCCGGTAATGGAGCTTTGCAGCCTGCCCGCCTTTTATCTGATCGGCCGGGGCAGCGGCGAGCGGCGCACGCGCGTGAACCGCTATGTGTTTTATTTCTTTTATCCCGCGCACCTGCTCGCGCTTTACGGGCTGGAGCTGCTGCTGATCCGTTAACGCCGCCGACAGGAGGGTTCGCCCATGAAGTGCACGATCAAGGACATCGCGCGTCTTGCGGGCGTGTCGCCCTCCACGGTCAGCCGCGTGATGTCCGGCTCCCCGCGCATCAGCGGGGAAACCCGCGCGCGGGTCGAGCGGATCATGCGCGAGGCGGGCTATCAGCCCAACCAGCTCGCGCGCCTGCTGGTGCAAAGGCGCAGCAACATCGTGGCGGCGGTGCTGCCCGCCGCGCCGGAGCGGGCGCTGGGCGAGCCGTTCTTCTTTGAGGTGCTGCGCGGCATCACCATGGCCGCGACGCGCGCGGGCTGTCACGTGCTGCTCTCCGCCGCGGGGCCGGAGGGCGAGGCGGCCTGCGTGCGCGCGCTGGTGCAGGGCGGCATCGCCGGGGGCATCCTCCTGCTGCGCACCCGCGAGGACGACGCGGCCGTAGCGGAGCTGACCGCGCAGGGCTTCCCCTTCGCGCTGCTGGGTCATCCCGCGGGCGAGGACGCGGTCAACTGGGTGGACAACGACAACTTCGCGGCGGGGCGCGCGGCCGCCCGCCACCTGATCGGCCGGGGATGCAGGCGCCTTTGCTACTGCGGGCATTCGCCGGGCTTTCGCATGTCCGCGCTGCGCCTGGACGGCTGCCGCGAGGCTGCGCGGGAGGCGGGGCTGCCGCCGCCGCGCGTCATCGAGCGGCCTGCGCCGCCGGAGGCTGGGCCGGACGCGGGGGGCCGCGTGGACGCGGAGACCGTGCGCGCGATGTTCGCGGGTGACGGTTGGCCGGGCGACGGCTGGCCGGATGGGGTGGTGGCGGAAAACGACCTGGTCGCCGCGGAGCTGATGACCCTGCTGCGCGCGCTGCACCTGCGCGTGCCCGAGGACGTATCCGTCGTGGGCTTCAACGACGCGCCGCTCGCGCAGCTGCTCAAGCCGCCGCTCACCAGCGTCAACCTCTGCCCGGAAGAGCTGGGCAGACGCACCTGCGAGCTGCTGCTCGACGCCATGGACGCGCACTCGCCCGACGGCCGCCCGCTGGAGCCCCGCTCCGCGTTGGTTCCCTTCACGCTCATCGAGCGGGAGAGCGTGCGGCGCGGGGACGAACAGCCGGGCGGGGGACAGGCTCCGGCCCGGGCGTGAGAAAGAAAAAGACTTCGCAAAACCATACTTTTGCGAAGTCTTTTTTTGTTTTGGCCGCACATGCCGCGCGTACGCGATGAACGGCACGGAGCGCCGTTTGAAAGCGCAGATGCCCGCCGCTTTACCGGGCGTCCGTCTCCACGTAGAACTGCGCCTGTAGGGTAAAGAGCTCCGCATATTTGCCGCGCCTTTGCATCAGGTCGCGGTGCGTACCGGCTTCCACGATGCGGCCGCCGTCGAAAACGGCGATCCGGTCGCAGAAACGCGCGCTGGAAAGCCGGTGCGAGATGTAAACGGCGGTCTTTCCGCTGACCAGGCTGTCAAAGCGGCGGTAGAGATCAAACTCCGCGCGCGGGTCGAGCGCGGCGGTCGGCTCGTCCAGCACGACGATGGGCGCGTCTTTGTATAACGCCCGTGCGAGCGCGAGCTTCTGGCCCTCGCCGCCCGAGGGCTCGAAGCCGAGTGGATCGAACTGGCGGGAGACGGAGGTATCCGCGCCCCGGGGCAGATGGTCGAGCTTGCCGCCGAGCCCGACGCCGCGCAGGATGCGCTCCGCCCGCTGCACGTCGCGCGGTTGGCTCAGGATGACGTTGTCCAGCAGAGAAAAGGGAAAGAGCTTGTAGTCCTGAAATACCGCAGAAAAAAGCGACAGGTACGCGTCGTAGTCGATTTCGCGGATGTCGGTTCCGTCCAACAGAATCTGCCCCTCGGTGGGGTCGTAAAGACGCATCAGGAGCTTGATGAACGTGGTCTTCCCCGCGCCGTTTTCCCCGACGACGGAGAGCTTTTCGCCCGGCATCAGGGTAAAGTCGATCCCACGCAGTGCCCATGTTTGGGCTCCACGATAGCGGAAGCCGACGTTTTTGAACTCGATGCGGTGATTACCCGCCGGAAGAGGACGGTTAGCCCCTTCGCGCAGGCGGGCCGGGGCCTTCAGGTAGGCGTCCAGGTTTTCGTAATACAGATCGTAGGCGCGAATCTCCATCAAGCTTTCCAACATACAGCGCAGCGCGGAGGCGAACGCGGTGATCGCCGCGGAATACATGGCGAAGGAGCCGATGGAGAGGCGTCCGCTGTAAACGCCGAAGAATAGATAGGCGTATGCGACGCCCTGTTCGACGAGCATGAACAGGGCGCCGATCGCGCCCGCCCGGATGTAACCGTCGTTCTGCGCCTTGATGTTTTGGTTAACCCGCGTGAAGTATTGCCGCTCGCGCTGCGCAAGCCAGCGCCCGAGGCGGCCGATGCGAATCTCCTTGCCGAATGCGGCGTCCCCGAAGAGCTGGCTGTAATACATCCACCCTCGCTGGTCGGCGCTGATTTGCAGGGAAAGCCGCATGGCGTCCGTCCTCGCGCGGCCCTCGACCACGGCCCCGGCGAACGCCAGAGCCGTGAAGAGCAGGAGGATCAGGGGGTGAAGTGTCAGCATCACGGCCGAAAGCCCTGCAAATGTCACCATCTGCCCGGCGGTGTTCAGGGCGCAATCGAGCAGGTAGGCGAACCCGTGCCAATCACAGTACAAAAATTTTTCCGCCTTCTTGCGCAGGTCGAGAAAGTCCGGGCTTTCAAGGTTTTCGAGATCCGTGTCCGCCAGCCGCCGGTGCAGGTCGCTGTCGAACTCGGCGTTGACGCGGCAGCGTCGGGTGAAGCTGTCACGGTCGAAAAACGCGGAAAGTGCCGCGGCGAGCGCCGCGTAGCCTGTCAGGATGCCGGCGTAGAGCAGGAGCCTCTGCGGCCGCATGGGCCCCAGCAGCTCGTCGAGGATAAACTTGGGCATGAGCGTGGCGACGATAGGAACGAGCGAATGGATAAGCTGGTACAGCACGCGCCAGACGATGTACAGTTTGTCGTACTTGAGGCCGCAGCGGATAAAGAAAAGCAGTCCCTTGAACATAGCAGTCCCTCCTAAAAAGGGCCGCGGGCGCAGGCGCCCCCGGCCTTGCGTCGCTTTCGTGCCGTCTTTACACAAAAAAGCTGTAAAGGCGACACCAAACAAGGGA
The genomic region above belongs to Beduinella massiliensis and contains:
- a CDS encoding ATP-binding cassette domain-containing protein, producing MFKGLLFFIRCGLKYDKLYIVWRVLYQLIHSLVPIVATLMPKFILDELLGPMRPQRLLLYAGILTGYAALAAALSAFFDRDSFTRRCRVNAEFDSDLHRRLADTDLENLESPDFLDLRKKAEKFLYCDWHGFAYLLDCALNTAGQMVTFAGLSAVMLTLHPLILLLFTALAFAGAVVEGRARTDAMRLSLQISADQRGWMYYSQLFGDAAFGKEIRIGRLGRWLAQRERQYFTRVNQNIKAQNDGYIRAGAIGALFMLVEQGVAYAYLFFGVYSGRLSIGSFAMYSAAITAFASALRCMLESLMEIRAYDLYYENLDAYLKAPARLREGANRPLPAGNHRIEFKNVGFRYRGAQTWALRGIDFTLMPGEKLSVVGENGAGKTTFIKLLMRLYDPTEGQILLDGTDIREIDYDAYLSLFSAVFQDYKLFPFSLLDNVILSQPRDVQRAERILRGVGLGGKLDHLPRGADTSVSRQFDPLGFEPSGGEGQKLALARALYKDAPIVVLDEPTAALDPRAEFDLYRRFDSLVSGKTAVYISHRLSSARFCDRIAVFDGGRIVEAGTHRDLMQRRGKYAELFTLQAQFYVETDAR
- a CDS encoding TraX family protein, producing MNPQKTARSLTDDALKLIAMAAMLVDHIGVAMMENMLAVPLIEAGSGELGNWALLADLPFRMVGRIAFPIYCYLLVQGFLHTRSAARYAARLAVFAAISEAPYDLMVFGRLTAEAQNVFFTLAIGLLLMMALRSLECGRLPARRRTAAMAVCVLAATALAYALHTDYDAMGVALIAALYLSRGDRGRQCALSALAFLAAFGVYGAVTGYVFSGPVMELCSLPAFYLIGRGSGERRTRVNRYVFYFFYPAHLLALYGLELLLIR
- a CDS encoding substrate-binding domain-containing protein, with protein sequence MKCTIKDIARLAGVSPSTVSRVMSGSPRISGETRARVERIMREAGYQPNQLARLLVQRRSNIVAAVLPAAPERALGEPFFFEVLRGITMAATRAGCHVLLSAAGPEGEAACVRALVQGGIAGGILLLRTREDDAAVAELTAQGFPFALLGHPAGEDAVNWVDNDNFAAGRAAARHLIGRGCRRLCYCGHSPGFRMSALRLDGCREAAREAGLPPPRVIERPAPPEAGPDAGGRVDAETVRAMFAGDGWPGDGWPDGVVAENDLVAAELMTLLRALHLRVPEDVSVVGFNDAPLAQLLKPPLTSVNLCPEELGRRTCELLLDAMDAHSPDGRPLEPRSALVPFTLIERESVRRGDEQPGGGQAPARA
- a CDS encoding metalloregulator ArsR/SmtB family transcription factor, yielding MKEETCPCCVNEQHVADVRARMISPERCEDLAAFFKMLGASSRVGILYALSVEKEMCVGDLASLLDMAQPAVSNQLKALKQARLVKSRRDGKMIFYALSDEHPEGIIRYGLEHLEEE
- a CDS encoding ABC transporter permease subunit, whose translation is MAKREKSMRVANLHIPSHIVLILWSILALFPIWVLVINSFKTRYTIYSNPFWLPEQWNFSNYQSVLQSGDFLGYFKNSLIVVLLSIALVLVLGALSSYALAHWRSKASGALYFFLIAGMMLPIKIASIRLLELVRQLGLLNTIWSLVPVYVAMGIPISVFVLTAFMRTVPGELTESGFMDGAGRFKVFLRIVLPLLRPAMATVAIYNLVPFWNDLWFPLIFISDERSKTLLLGVTRLFGQYQTDWSKVLAVLTLSALPVIALYLMMSKQFIKGLTAGAVKG